The genome window CCCGCCAATCGTGAACAACCCCATGAAGCCGAAGGCATACAACATCGGTGTCTCGAATGTAATCGAGCCCTTGTACAAAGTGAATGCCCAGTTGAAGATCTTGATTGCCGAGGGTACCGCAACCAGCATGGTCAGCAAGCTGAACACCAGTACGGCGTAGTTCGACACGCCCATGATGAACATGTGATGTGCCCAGACGAAGAAGCCGAATACCGCGATAGCCATCGAAGAAAATGCGACAGCGGTATAACCGAAAATCCGCTTGCGGCTAAAGGTGGAGATGACCTCAGAGATGACTCCAAATCCCGGCAGAATCATGATGTACACCGCAGGATGGGAGTAGAACCAGAACAAATGCTGGAAGAGAATCGGATCGCCGCCCTTGGTCGGATCAAAGACGCCAATGCCGACCGTCCGCTCCAATACCACCAGTACCAGGGTGATTGCCAGAACCGGCGTTCCCAACACCATCAGTACGGAGGCTGCATAGTTCGCCCAGACAAAGAGCGGCAGCTTGAACCACGTCATACCCGGCGCACGCATTCGGTGAACCGTCACGATAAAGTTGAGTCCGGTAAAGATTGAACTGAACCCGGCAATAAAGATCGCCAGGCCCGTCGTGACCACATTCGTATTTGAGAAGTGGGTCGACATCGGAGTCGTAAACGTCCAACCCGTATCGACGCCGCCCGTGATCATGGCCGCGAGGGTCATCGTGCCGCCAGCCAGATAGAGATACCAGCTAAGCAGATTGATCTTCGGGAAAGCCAGATCCTTTGCGCCGATCATGATCGGGATCAGGAAGTTTCCAAGCGTGGCAGGTACCGAAGGCACGAGGAACAGGAAGATCATAACCACGCCATGCATGGTGAAGATCTTGTTGTAGGTGTCCGAGGCCATCAGGTCCGACTGCGGAGTCAGCAGCTCCATACGAATCAAGCCTGCCAGCGCGCCACCGATGAAGAAGAAAAACGTGATCGAAATCAGATACAGGATCGCGATCCGCTTATGGTCGCCCGTCAGCAGCCAGCTAAGAAGCCCATTTTCATTCGTCAGATAATTGCGCTTTGGTACCCGCGCCGTTGACTGGTCGGGAAGACTTACGATTGTGCTCATGGCTTTGCTACCCCCTGCGCGCCGGCTGCCTTCTTGTCGGGAGATTCAGGCAGTAACGCACTCGTGTTCAACGTCTGCTGAACGCGGTAATTCGAGCTCA of Acidicapsa ligni contains these proteins:
- the ctaD gene encoding cytochrome c oxidase subunit I, producing MSTIVSLPDQSTARVPKRNYLTNENGLLSWLLTGDHKRIAILYLISITFFFFIGGALAGLIRMELLTPQSDLMASDTYNKIFTMHGVVMIFLFLVPSVPATLGNFLIPIMIGAKDLAFPKINLLSWYLYLAGGTMTLAAMITGGVDTGWTFTTPMSTHFSNTNVVTTGLAIFIAGFSSIFTGLNFIVTVHRMRAPGMTWFKLPLFVWANYAASVLMVLGTPVLAITLVLVVLERTVGIGVFDPTKGGDPILFQHLFWFYSHPAVYIMILPGFGVISEVISTFSRKRIFGYTAVAFSSMAIAVFGFFVWAHHMFIMGVSNYAVLVFSLLTMLVAVPSAIKIFNWAFTLYKGSITFETPMLYAFGFMGLFTIGGLTGVFLGSAGTDIHLTETYFIVAHFHFVMVGGMLMAFLSGIHFWWPKMTGRMYPEKISQLAAVVTFIGFNLTFFPQFLLGMLGMPRRYAAYPPEFQVLNVFSTAGATILGVGYLLPMIYLVWSLKYGKVAGNNPWQATGLEWQIQSPPLTENFTTIPIVTQDVYDYEWLERQKEHEVTHVG